A part of Amphiprion ocellaris isolate individual 3 ecotype Okinawa chromosome 16, ASM2253959v1, whole genome shotgun sequence genomic DNA contains:
- the LOC111562821 gene encoding early growth response protein 2b-like — protein sequence MTAKIVDEVSASLSIVDNIPKDVYAESSMVFKEEAVGEEEQEGKLDENGGGNLLFEEKSAPELPLQGDLAQYVATLRTHPVAFTGKFSLDSRSAGGPWTPGDVIDVVSADIATPGSLTVSGSPSASPDIYAGGGGGGEDAGDGTMAHGQPDISHMYAPPHPHPHPAPSYSCSGDMYQDQSAGGYLATSTCAVSYHPPPTYNSAPKPTVDGAALLSIMPEYGGFYQQSCQRDIQSAFPERKSLPYPLDSLRVPPPLTPLNTIRNFTLSAPSPAADGPMAAAFPNHQNLPLRPILRPRKYPNRPSKTPVHQRPYPCPAESCDRRFSRSDELSRHLRIHTGHKPFQCRICMRNFSRSDHLTTHIRTHTGEKPFSCDQCGRKFARSDERRRHMKIHLRQKEKKSSAS from the exons ATGACGGCGAAGATAGTTGATGAAGTTTCTGCGTCTCTCAGCATTGTAGATAATATTCCTAAAGATGTGTACGCAGAAAGCTCGATGGTGTTTAAAGAAGAGGCTGTAGGGGAGGAGGAACAAGAAGGGAAACTTGATGAGAATGGAGGCG gaAACCTTCTGTTCGAGGAGAAGAGCGCGCCTGAGCTGCCTCTCCAGGGCGACTTGGCGCAGTACGTGGCCACTTTACGCACGCACCCTGTGGCGTTTACCGGCAAGTTTTCTCTGGATTCCAGGAGTGCAGGAGGACCGTGGACACCGGGGGACGTTATCGACGTGGTCAGCGCGGACATCGCCACCCCGGGGTCGCTCACGGTGTCTGGTTCGCCCTCAGCGTCGCCAGATATTTacgcaggaggaggaggaggaggagaggacgCCGGGGACGGCACCATGGCGCACGGCCAGCCAGACATCAGCCACATGTACGCGCCCCCTCACCCCCACCCTCACCCGGCCCCGTCCTACTCATGCAGCGGTGACATGTACCAGGATCAGTCTGCAGGGGGATACCTGGCCACGTCCACCTGCGCCGTGTCCTACCACCCGCCCCCCACCTACAACTCTGCGCCCAAACCGACAGTTGACGGCGCGGCGCTGCTCTCCATCATGCCCGAGTACGGAGGCTTCTACCAGCAGAGCTGCCAGAGAGACATCCAATCCGCCTTCCCGGAGAGGAAGTCCCTTCCGTACCCCCTGGACTCCCTCCGGGTCCCGCCGCCTCTCACGCCCCTCAACACCATCAGGAACTTTACGCTCAGTGCGCCCTCGCCGGCCGCCGACGGTCCGATGGCCGCCGCCTTCCCAAACCACCAGAACCTCCCCCTCAGGCCGATCCTGAGACCCAGAAAGTACCCGAACCGACCGAGCAAGACGCCCGTCCACCAGAGGCCGTACCCGTGCCCGGCGGAGAGCTGCGACCGGCGGTTCTCCCGGTCGGACGAGCTGAGCCGACACCTGCGCATCCACACCGGCCACAAGCCGTTCCAGTGCCGCATCTGCATGAGGAACTTCAGCCGCAGCGACCACCTCACCACGCACATCCGCACGCACACCGGGGAGAAGCCGTTCTCCTGCGACCAGTGCGGGAGGAAGTTCGCCCGGAGCGACGAGAGGCGGCGGCACATGAAGATCCACCTGcggcagaaggagaagaaatcCTCGGCGTCCTAA